A portion of the Candidatus Microthrix parvicella Bio17-1 genome contains these proteins:
- a CDS encoding Arm DNA-binding domain-containing protein — translation MASKRTARSNIRKRGGTYTYYVYGLGPDGTRKQYSQGGFATQKEALAAQTRANAALLDGSYVADKRQTFASFLVDEWLPTKRPPTLEESTFRSYERNLRLHVIPNVGSVRLAGLTPMHLNQLYRSLLDSGRVVPATGRRRFSDEAVEAAHEARANGRTSQQIADMLNSEPSFNIDDVSRHAVAAMLRRDAQDVVKAAPEDGLSPRTVRYIHTIIRAALRDAVRWNKVGRNIADSATPPPSSATQAKRASTWTGTQVRQFFEFVAESRYLPAWLFLATSGCRRGEALGLRWSDVNLETRTAIIGHQVVTVDHEIVFKDLPKTKRAHVVRLDPGTVSMLQSWKAAQNAERLLGGPGYANHGLVFSMADGRPFHPERFSREFQRKQEQFNRANADESLPRLVLHGYADLRVMPTSARDPLRGAGSGLLMSA, via the coding sequence ATGGCGTCGAAGCGGACAGCTAGAAGCAACATCCGGAAGAGGGGCGGCACCTACACCTACTACGTCTATGGGTTGGGGCCCGATGGGACTCGGAAGCAGTACTCCCAGGGTGGGTTCGCCACCCAGAAGGAGGCGCTGGCGGCCCAGACTCGGGCAAACGCTGCTTTGCTTGACGGCTCCTACGTGGCCGACAAGCGACAGACGTTCGCTTCGTTTCTCGTCGACGAATGGCTGCCGACCAAGCGCCCGCCCACGCTGGAGGAGTCCACATTCCGCTCGTACGAGCGCAACCTCCGCCTGCACGTGATCCCCAATGTCGGGTCAGTTCGCCTTGCCGGGCTCACGCCCATGCACCTCAACCAGCTCTACCGCAGCTTGCTCGACTCGGGGCGGGTGGTTCCGGCTACAGGCCGTCGGCGATTCAGCGACGAGGCGGTTGAAGCCGCACATGAGGCTCGGGCGAATGGCAGGACCAGCCAGCAGATCGCCGACATGCTCAACTCGGAGCCCTCGTTCAATATCGACGACGTTTCCCGCCACGCGGTAGCGGCAATGCTCCGACGTGATGCCCAAGACGTGGTCAAGGCCGCGCCTGAGGATGGGCTCTCGCCCAGGACGGTGAGGTACATCCACACCATCATTCGGGCAGCCCTCCGTGATGCTGTTCGGTGGAACAAGGTCGGCCGGAACATCGCCGACTCTGCAACACCGCCTCCCTCCTCGGCCACCCAAGCCAAGCGCGCGTCCACGTGGACTGGAACGCAGGTGCGGCAGTTCTTCGAGTTCGTCGCTGAGTCGAGGTACCTACCCGCATGGCTCTTCCTCGCCACGTCGGGCTGTCGCAGGGGCGAAGCGCTCGGATTGCGCTGGTCAGACGTCAACCTTGAGACACGCACGGCCATCATCGGGCACCAGGTCGTCACGGTCGACCACGAGATCGTCTTCAAGGACCTACCCAAGACGAAGCGGGCGCACGTCGTCCGGCTCGACCCCGGCACCGTCTCGATGCTTCAGTCCTGGAAGGCCGCTCAGAACGCTGAGCGACTGCTGGGTGGTCCCGGCTACGCCAATCACGGACTGGTGTTCTCGATGGCGGACGGACGACCGTTCCACCCAGAGCGGTTCAGCCGGGAGTTCCAACGCAAACAGGAGCAGTTCAACCGCGCCAACGCAGACGAATCGCTCCCCCGCCTCGTGTTGCACGGTTATGCCGACCTCCGCGTTATGCCGACCTCGGCGCGGGATCCGTTGCGGGGAGCGGGTTCCGGGTTGTTGATGTCGGCATAA
- a CDS encoding tyrosine-type recombinase/integrase — MTDLAPSLQAFFTDRLIGQRDASPNTISSYKTTFGLLLRFASQRTGTSPSQLDIDDLDAPLVAAFLGHLETERHNTPRTRNNRLAAIHSLFAYLALHHPEHAGTIQRVLAIPTKRTLRNLLTYLTEPEVAALLQACDQQRWTGRRDHAMFVLTIQTGLRISELAGLTRADVTLGIGANVHTIGKGRKERRTPLVPTTRTILRSWMAEQAGDPPDPLFPTTTGKHLSRDAIEKRLARTVTHAADSCPSIQTKRVTMHTLRHTAAMRLLLAGNDITVIALWLGHEQIATTNIYLHADMTQKQEAIDRVRPTSTHQGRYQAPDTLLAFLEHL; from the coding sequence ATGACCGATCTCGCCCCGTCACTGCAGGCCTTCTTCACCGACCGGCTGATCGGACAACGCGATGCCAGCCCGAACACCATCAGCTCCTACAAGACCACCTTCGGGCTGCTCCTCAGGTTCGCTTCTCAACGGACCGGGACATCACCCAGCCAACTCGACATCGACGATCTCGACGCGCCGCTTGTCGCAGCGTTCCTCGGGCACCTGGAGACCGAACGGCACAACACACCAAGAACACGGAACAACCGGCTCGCAGCGATCCACTCGCTGTTCGCCTACCTCGCCCTCCACCACCCCGAACACGCCGGGACGATCCAACGGGTGCTCGCCATCCCCACCAAACGCACCCTACGGAACCTCCTCACCTACCTGACCGAACCCGAAGTCGCCGCGCTCCTCCAAGCATGCGACCAACAACGCTGGACCGGCCGACGTGACCACGCCATGTTCGTCCTCACCATCCAAACCGGCCTGAGGATCTCCGAACTCGCCGGGCTCACCCGCGCAGATGTCACCCTCGGCATCGGCGCGAACGTGCACACCATCGGCAAAGGCCGCAAAGAACGACGAACACCACTCGTTCCCACCACCCGAACGATTCTCAGATCATGGATGGCCGAACAGGCCGGTGACCCGCCCGATCCGTTATTCCCCACCACCACCGGCAAACACCTGAGCCGTGACGCCATCGAGAAACGTCTCGCCCGAACCGTCACCCATGCCGCCGACAGCTGCCCGTCGATCCAAACGAAACGGGTCACCATGCACACGCTGCGACACACCGCAGCCATGCGGCTCCTCCTCGCCGGAAACGACATCACCGTCATCGCCCTCTGGCTCGGCCACGAACAGATCGCGACCACCAACATCTACCTCCACGCAGACATGACCCAAAAACAAGAAGCGATCGACCGTGTCCGCCCCACCAGCACACACCAAGGCCGATACCAGGCCCCCGACACGCTCCTCGCTTTCCTCGAACACCTGTGA
- a CDS encoding SIR2 family protein has translation MHAPFAVLLGAGASVDAGLPTTNQLTGCILDSLDDAQAAVAFYVLGVLQAEQGRLGFDPRLPISAERLAAAIELLADRGGSPISPFVQAWDPTIDGLDSYEVPRSELVRRVDNKLSKLIESYADPIIEQVDKNSAILNGFLSNKNRSWNRPTSIKRSRISSDAAKAIVDVVSRPGARHQGRFRSTSLAIGRALPLVLTPDESADLTYLDPLIRLSQGMPGPLLIGTLNYDLTIESRAASLGVSVALGVERWDQNNGLAFHDKGIHLHKLHGSINWVRSNESVRIVDLDNATLRSEGPELIFGEGAKLQAEGPFLELFDGFRLGLLNVSQLLVVGYSFQDSHINTVLRRWLASNSDNRIVLVGPDDLISDESTGAHFTDALALDPRRPDQLTHIKETAKNGLDAAIERLEGQ, from the coding sequence GTGCATGCACCCTTCGCAGTGCTCCTTGGCGCTGGCGCATCAGTTGATGCGGGACTTCCCACGACGAATCAACTCACCGGGTGCATTCTTGATTCGCTCGACGATGCGCAAGCTGCTGTCGCCTTCTATGTCCTTGGCGTCCTACAAGCTGAGCAAGGTCGTCTTGGGTTTGATCCGCGCCTTCCAATCAGCGCCGAGCGCCTTGCAGCGGCCATTGAGCTGCTAGCAGACCGAGGCGGATCGCCGATCTCGCCCTTTGTCCAGGCGTGGGACCCGACTATCGATGGCCTAGACAGCTACGAGGTGCCGCGCTCGGAATTGGTTAGGCGCGTCGACAACAAGCTTTCGAAGTTGATTGAATCCTATGCTGATCCGATAATTGAGCAAGTGGATAAGAACTCGGCGATACTCAACGGGTTCCTGTCAAACAAGAATAGGTCGTGGAATCGCCCTACCTCGATCAAACGCAGTCGAATTTCTTCTGACGCCGCCAAGGCGATCGTGGATGTGGTTTCCCGTCCTGGTGCCCGCCACCAAGGGAGGTTCCGTTCCACGAGCCTTGCGATTGGCCGTGCGTTGCCGCTAGTGCTTACGCCCGATGAGTCAGCCGATCTCACCTACCTGGACCCTCTAATTCGACTCTCACAAGGGATGCCCGGCCCCCTTCTGATTGGCACCCTCAACTACGACCTCACCATTGAGAGTAGAGCCGCGAGCCTGGGTGTGTCAGTCGCTCTAGGGGTTGAGAGATGGGACCAGAATAATGGCCTAGCATTTCACGACAAAGGGATACATCTACACAAACTTCACGGGTCTATAAACTGGGTTAGATCCAACGAATCGGTGCGCATTGTTGACTTGGACAATGCAACTCTACGGAGTGAGGGGCCAGAGCTTATCTTTGGAGAAGGGGCGAAGCTTCAGGCGGAAGGTCCGTTCTTGGAATTGTTTGATGGCTTTCGTCTTGGGTTGCTCAACGTTTCGCAGCTACTGGTCGTTGGTTATTCATTTCAAGACAGTCACATCAACACGGTTCTGCGGAGATGGTTGGCATCGAATTCTGACAACCGCATCGTCCTGGTGGGTCCCGATGACTTGATCTCCGACGAAAGCACTGGCGCACACTTCACCGACGCGCTTGCGCTGGACCCGAGAAGGCCCGATCAACTGACCCATATCAAGGAGACTGCGAAGAACGGCCTTGATGCGGCGATAGAGCGTCTAGAGGGTCAATAA
- the mobF gene encoding MobF family relaxase has translation MMSIAKVGVGNADYYESRIGRSPEGYYTGRGDIPGVYFGQLAERLEAEGEALPGALKRLLDGQHPLDGTALRRPLADTSSAHVGGFDLTLSCPKDVSIHALVGPAEQRAAVNDIVSAVAEETVAAMAQSAGWSRRGRGGAAKSFTGELGGIRYVHPDSRAHDPNLHMHFIVANMQCVDGKWLTLDGRPLYSMVKAHGMLFQAMLRAECARELGWGFDDLTPDGQATLREFPAELRELFSKRRSQVLRESQRRQEEYTDETGRELGGKALTKLNAHAVLTTRARKGEPVDLDDREAAWIQEAAEAGFDLAELRNCYGASGPRVAIVPDEVVAMAIGKLSADKPSWKVGDAMQAVLAELPVVAADSSGDVVDIVTRLTDRVLDDFSVIEGGQPYEVVGTDAQYPMRPHTTVSTIVTEHQAIATVLNSEGRGNGLLNRSKVSEAAIGELGDGEQADAVTNVATDGNGVSLVRAPAGSGKTRLCRTLASCYSEAGWNVVGLAPSAAAAEILHQEAEIERSSTLTKLLVENEHEAGPMRGYRLDRQTLVILDEASLASTRDTANLIQLAQQAGSKLVLVGDDEQLQSVEAGGLFTVLCQHFDTNELSEVRRMSAQWEREASTGLRQGDADALDQYIDHGRVRSGTAEDALEWAYERWADVRNRGGSLMVMARTNGQLDDFNERARAHLRGTGELNGPDVPIGNLGIAIGDELVTRRNARWIVTTNKSRVINGARWEVSRIRHDGALDVTSLDGRGRATLPAEYTMADDQLSYGYGSTVHRAQGSTVDQAIFLADEGASRNLLYVAASRARERNDIWLTREGSQPASGSTTLTDDDIDVLRQVLKRTDQEATGSEVVWATELGYELDDDRIHQLLTPAGRLAIQHRTVQLERGLRARNVGADDARSVVATAHKAAEKASTAADRADTDPNRSQKRLAAEEAHGLVARVKARHDIADLRSDVVQKAERRDSAEGLLDTAAQRLTEAEATYDQALEVTTTANSRDLAISDSLKQRLALDDRGQKASAGAGHAMASASTNPQPGTGRAGWTPEQTAYANELLRRSRQAAQQPVPGFEQTGISRGM, from the coding sequence ATGATGTCCATCGCCAAGGTCGGCGTCGGCAACGCCGACTACTACGAGAGCCGGATCGGGCGTTCGCCCGAGGGCTACTACACCGGACGGGGCGACATTCCCGGCGTCTACTTCGGGCAGCTCGCCGAGCGGCTCGAGGCCGAAGGCGAGGCGCTTCCGGGAGCACTGAAGCGACTGCTCGACGGACAGCACCCACTCGATGGCACGGCACTCCGGCGGCCGCTGGCCGACACCTCAAGCGCGCATGTCGGAGGCTTCGACCTCACGCTGTCGTGCCCAAAGGACGTGAGCATCCACGCGCTGGTCGGCCCGGCGGAACAGCGGGCTGCTGTCAACGACATCGTCAGCGCCGTGGCCGAGGAGACGGTGGCCGCAATGGCACAGAGCGCCGGATGGTCGCGCCGGGGGAGAGGCGGTGCAGCGAAGTCCTTCACCGGAGAACTCGGAGGCATCCGCTACGTCCACCCGGACTCCCGTGCTCACGATCCCAACCTCCACATGCATTTCATCGTGGCCAACATGCAGTGCGTGGACGGCAAGTGGCTCACGTTGGACGGGCGACCGCTCTACTCGATGGTGAAGGCGCACGGAATGCTGTTCCAAGCGATGCTGCGCGCCGAGTGCGCCCGAGAACTTGGGTGGGGGTTCGACGACCTCACCCCCGACGGCCAGGCCACGCTTCGCGAATTCCCCGCTGAGCTCCGGGAACTCTTCTCCAAGCGCCGCTCCCAGGTGCTCCGTGAGAGCCAGCGGCGCCAGGAGGAATACACCGACGAAACGGGTCGTGAGCTGGGCGGCAAAGCGCTCACCAAGCTCAATGCCCACGCAGTTCTCACCACCAGGGCGCGGAAAGGCGAGCCGGTGGACCTGGACGATCGGGAAGCAGCGTGGATCCAGGAGGCAGCCGAAGCTGGCTTCGACCTGGCCGAACTCCGAAACTGCTACGGGGCGTCCGGGCCCCGAGTTGCGATCGTGCCGGACGAAGTAGTCGCCATGGCCATCGGGAAGCTCAGTGCTGACAAGCCATCGTGGAAGGTGGGTGACGCGATGCAGGCGGTTCTCGCAGAGCTTCCAGTAGTAGCGGCCGACTCATCTGGTGATGTCGTCGACATCGTCACCCGGCTGACCGACCGGGTGCTGGACGACTTCTCCGTGATCGAAGGGGGACAGCCGTACGAAGTTGTCGGAACCGACGCCCAGTACCCCATGCGCCCCCACACGACGGTCAGCACGATCGTCACCGAGCACCAGGCCATCGCAACCGTTCTCAACTCGGAGGGCAGGGGGAACGGTCTGCTGAACCGGTCCAAGGTGTCCGAGGCCGCAATCGGCGAACTTGGGGATGGAGAGCAAGCCGACGCGGTCACCAACGTCGCAACCGACGGCAACGGGGTCTCGCTCGTGAGGGCACCAGCAGGGTCGGGAAAGACCCGCCTCTGTCGGACACTCGCCAGCTGCTACTCCGAGGCGGGGTGGAACGTCGTCGGACTCGCTCCCTCTGCAGCAGCGGCCGAGATCCTCCACCAGGAGGCGGAGATCGAGCGCTCGTCCACCCTGACCAAGCTGCTCGTGGAGAACGAGCACGAGGCGGGACCGATGCGCGGCTACCGACTGGACCGCCAAACACTGGTGATTCTCGATGAGGCATCGCTTGCGTCCACCCGTGACACGGCGAATCTGATCCAATTGGCCCAGCAGGCCGGATCGAAGCTGGTGCTGGTCGGAGACGACGAGCAGCTCCAGTCCGTCGAGGCTGGCGGGCTCTTCACGGTTCTCTGCCAGCACTTCGACACCAACGAACTCTCCGAAGTGCGCCGGATGTCAGCTCAGTGGGAGCGAGAGGCGTCGACCGGACTTCGACAAGGCGACGCCGACGCGCTCGACCAGTACATCGACCACGGACGGGTGCGGAGCGGCACCGCAGAAGATGCGCTGGAGTGGGCCTACGAACGGTGGGCCGACGTTCGCAACCGGGGCGGCTCGCTCATGGTGATGGCGCGCACCAACGGACAGCTCGACGATTTCAACGAGCGGGCCAGAGCCCACCTGCGCGGCACCGGGGAACTCAACGGTCCGGACGTTCCCATTGGAAACCTGGGCATCGCCATCGGCGACGAGCTCGTCACCCGCCGAAACGCACGCTGGATCGTCACCACCAACAAGTCCCGAGTGATCAATGGCGCTCGGTGGGAAGTATCCCGTATCCGTCACGACGGGGCGCTCGACGTCACGTCACTTGATGGCCGAGGCCGGGCGACGCTGCCCGCCGAGTACACGATGGCCGACGACCAGCTCAGCTACGGGTACGGATCGACGGTCCACCGCGCCCAAGGCAGCACCGTCGACCAAGCCATCTTCCTCGCCGACGAAGGTGCGTCGAGGAATCTGTTGTATGTCGCCGCGTCAAGGGCCCGGGAACGCAACGACATCTGGCTCACCCGAGAAGGAAGCCAACCAGCGTCCGGAAGCACGACGCTGACCGATGACGACATCGACGTACTCAGACAGGTCCTCAAACGAACCGACCAGGAGGCGACAGGCTCGGAGGTCGTCTGGGCCACGGAGCTGGGCTACGAACTCGACGACGACCGTATCCACCAACTCCTCACCCCAGCGGGCCGTCTTGCGATCCAGCACCGCACAGTTCAGCTCGAACGCGGGCTACGTGCCCGCAATGTTGGTGCGGATGACGCAAGGTCCGTCGTAGCCACGGCGCACAAGGCCGCAGAGAAGGCAAGCACCGCAGCTGATCGGGCTGACACCGACCCCAACCGGTCCCAGAAGCGGCTTGCAGCAGAGGAAGCCCACGGACTGGTAGCCAGGGTCAAAGCGAGGCACGACATCGCCGACCTGCGATCCGACGTCGTGCAGAAGGCCGAGCGTCGCGACTCCGCTGAGGGCTTGCTGGACACCGCAGCTCAGCGACTCACCGAGGCCGAAGCGACCTACGACCAGGCACTGGAGGTCACCACCACGGCCAACAGCCGGGACCTCGCCATCAGCGACAGTCTGAAGCAACGCCTGGCCCTTGACGACCGAGGTCAGAAGGCCTCGGCAGGAGCAGGACACGCCATGGCGAGCGCAAGCACCAACCCTCAGCCTGGCACCGGTAGGGCGGGCTGGACGCCCGAACAAACCGCCTACGCCAACGAGCTGCTGCGGCGCTCCCGCCAAGCCGCCCAACAACCTGTCCCTGGCTTCGAGCAGACGGGCATCAGCCGTGGCATGTGA
- a CDS encoding DNA methyltransferase, with protein sequence MGGSGFFGKPYEPNGVVKNDIEYILFQRKPGGYRKPGLATKLMSVIAAPDHTEWFQQVWRLGGASTRDHPAPFPLTLADRLVRMFSFVGDTVFDPFLGTGTTAAAAAGCGRNSVGCEVDPAYFEQSIERVRQAVEATKQTAMGLSA encoded by the coding sequence ATGGGAGGCAGTGGATTCTTCGGCAAGCCATACGAACCCAACGGTGTGGTCAAGAACGACATCGAGTACATCCTGTTTCAGCGCAAGCCTGGCGGGTACCGGAAGCCTGGGCTCGCAACGAAGCTGATGTCTGTGATCGCAGCCCCGGACCATACCGAGTGGTTTCAGCAGGTATGGCGCCTAGGTGGCGCATCGACGCGCGACCACCCCGCGCCTTTCCCCCTAACCCTGGCTGATCGGCTCGTTCGGATGTTCTCGTTCGTGGGTGACACGGTGTTCGACCCCTTCCTTGGTACGGGCACGACGGCGGCGGCCGCAGCGGGGTGTGGGCGAAACAGTGTTGGCTGCGAGGTGGATCCCGCCTATTTCGAGCAGAGCATCGAACGTGTTCGACAAGCCGTGGAGGCCACGAAGCAAACGGCCATGGGCCTCTCCGCATAA
- a CDS encoding ABC transporter ATP-binding protein has protein sequence MNVGSTAVEVDACISEFADQAVGPVSFQIGWGETVALVGPSGSGKSTVFRWLRGELKPSFGRAALMGTELGGLSVRKRSKFVQENLSGVDQSPLLLPELDVLENTALPLMLDGVRADSAFDQAKLTLKEVGLGELASRDLRTLSGGQSQRVAVARALVRPAGVVLADEPTAALDRANADRVGRLLVDQVSTNPHRALLLATHDLAVAALCDRVVDLAMVPSLR, from the coding sequence GTGAACGTCGGTTCAACCGCCGTGGAGGTGGATGCGTGCATTTCCGAGTTCGCAGATCAAGCCGTCGGGCCGGTGTCGTTTCAGATTGGCTGGGGAGAAACCGTCGCGTTGGTCGGCCCTTCTGGCTCAGGCAAATCGACTGTGTTCCGCTGGCTGCGCGGTGAACTGAAGCCCTCCTTCGGCAGGGCCGCACTGATGGGGACAGAGTTGGGAGGGCTCTCGGTCCGCAAGCGCAGCAAGTTTGTGCAGGAGAACTTGTCGGGCGTAGATCAGTCGCCGTTGTTGTTGCCAGAGCTGGACGTGCTCGAGAACACGGCCTTGCCCCTGATGCTGGATGGAGTGAGGGCTGACAGCGCCTTCGACCAGGCCAAGCTCACGTTGAAGGAGGTGGGACTTGGAGAGTTGGCCAGCAGGGATCTCCGAACTTTGTCAGGCGGTCAGAGCCAACGCGTTGCGGTTGCGCGAGCGTTGGTTCGGCCAGCGGGAGTGGTGCTGGCCGACGAGCCAACGGCTGCGTTGGATCGAGCAAACGCAGATCGTGTTGGTCGGTTGCTGGTCGATCAGGTGAGCACCAACCCACATCGTGCGCTGCTGTTGGCGACGCACGATCTGGCGGTTGCGGCGTTGTGTGATCGCGTCGTGGACCTGGCGATGGTGCCGAGCTTACGTTGA
- a CDS encoding ArsR/SmtB family transcription factor yields the protein MTKGPTTHPIDLDALSRIGHALADNTRRRLLVELLDGPTYPSDLIAALGLSKANVSNHLTCLRGCGLVVAEPEGRRVRYQLADPQFAEVLRRLTELALPPAHGCEHDTGGRR from the coding sequence ATGACCAAAGGGCCTACGACTCACCCGATCGATCTTGATGCGCTGAGCCGGATTGGTCACGCCTTGGCGGACAACACCCGGCGTCGCCTGCTGGTGGAACTGCTCGACGGTCCGACCTATCCGAGCGACCTGATCGCCGCGCTCGGCCTGTCGAAGGCGAACGTGTCCAACCACTTGACATGCCTGCGGGGCTGCGGTCTTGTGGTGGCCGAGCCCGAGGGGCGTCGGGTCCGCTACCAGCTTGCCGACCCCCAATTCGCCGAGGTACTCCGGCGGCTGACCGAGCTTGCGTTGCCACCCGCGCACGGCTGCGAGCACGACACCGGAGGTCGCCGATGA
- a CDS encoding tyrosine-type recombinase/integrase: MNAMCGHVEDYLRMRRSLGYKLERAGVLLPKLVDYLETAGSPTLTSELAISWARLPVGVSPNHWAARLAVARGFARYLQTIDPATEIPPAGVFPARRNRPTPYLWSQADIARLLDGARVLRSPIRAATHQALFGLLAVSGMRVGEATGLDRGDIDFETGVVTIRHAKHDRTRLVPLHETAVAALDAYATERDRLCPATRSDAFFVSSTGTRLTPSGIAKTLRQITTDMGIRDATTAPTAHQLRHSFAVRTLIDWQQSGVSIDGHIAILSTYLGHIAPSDTYWYLSASPELMATAAERLDTRLGART, from the coding sequence ATGAACGCCATGTGCGGTCACGTCGAGGACTACCTCAGGATGCGCCGCTCGTTGGGCTACAAGCTTGAACGCGCAGGTGTGCTCCTCCCGAAACTCGTCGACTATCTGGAGACCGCTGGATCTCCGACGCTCACAAGCGAGCTGGCGATCTCTTGGGCCCGCCTCCCCGTTGGGGTGAGCCCGAACCATTGGGCTGCCCGTCTCGCGGTCGCCCGCGGGTTCGCCCGCTACCTACAAACAATCGACCCCGCCACCGAGATCCCACCGGCGGGGGTGTTCCCCGCCCGCCGGAACCGCCCCACCCCTTACCTGTGGTCTCAGGCCGACATCGCCCGGCTCCTTGATGGTGCTCGGGTGCTTCGTTCACCGATCCGGGCGGCCACCCATCAAGCCCTGTTTGGGCTGCTCGCAGTGTCGGGGATGCGCGTCGGAGAGGCGACAGGTCTCGACCGAGGCGACATTGACTTCGAGACCGGTGTTGTCACGATCCGTCACGCCAAACACGATCGGACACGCCTCGTGCCGTTGCACGAAACAGCCGTTGCCGCGCTCGATGCCTACGCAACCGAACGTGACCGTCTCTGCCCCGCTACCCGATCAGACGCGTTCTTTGTGTCGAGCACCGGGACACGCCTCACCCCCAGCGGCATCGCCAAAACGTTGCGGCAGATCACCACCGACATGGGCATCCGGGACGCCACAACGGCCCCGACCGCGCACCAGCTCAGACACAGCTTCGCTGTCCGCACCCTGATCGACTGGCAACAATCCGGGGTGAGTATCGACGGGCACATCGCCATCTTGTCGACCTACCTGGGCCACATCGCGCCGTCGGACACCTACTGGTATTTGTCGGCGTCCCCCGAGCTGATGGCCACCGCAGCCGAACGGCTCGACACACGGCTCGGAGCCCGAACATGA
- a CDS encoding DUF3703 domain-containing protein: MSGRVPAPLAERLDANLGDARLVASNGDVDRAWMLLEEAHVLSQPWAWPHVRVHLAMLALGWRLRDCTEVVGQALRVLVAGPGSLTGRYPEGNTGRAAEPATRPMPVPDHLRELLELRRG; encoded by the coding sequence ATGAGCGGCAGGGTTCCGGCGCCGCTCGCTGAGCGTCTCGACGCGAACCTGGGGGACGCCCGCCTCGTCGCGTCGAACGGCGACGTCGATCGGGCATGGATGCTGCTCGAAGAGGCTCACGTGCTGTCGCAACCTTGGGCGTGGCCACACGTGCGGGTGCACCTGGCGATGCTCGCGTTGGGTTGGCGCCTCCGGGACTGCACCGAGGTGGTCGGACAGGCGCTGCGAGTGTTGGTCGCCGGGCCGGGTTCGCTCACCGGTCGCTACCCGGAGGGCAATACGGGGCGGGCTGCGGAGCCTGCCACTCGGCCGATGCCGGTGCCCGACCACCTGCGAGAACTGCTGGAGCTGCGACGTGGCTGA